One genomic window of Cystobacter ferrugineus includes the following:
- a CDS encoding microviridin/marinostatin family tricyclic proteinase inhibitor, giving the protein MKKDTTKKPFFARLLEEQELEQVTGGAANKTQKYPSDEDDFEASLIKPPPDTTQKYPSDGDDDNAV; this is encoded by the coding sequence ATGAAGAAGGACACGACCAAGAAGCCGTTCTTCGCGCGTCTGCTCGAGGAGCAGGAACTGGAGCAGGTCACGGGCGGCGCTGCCAACAAGACCCAGAAGTATCCCTCGGACGAGGACGATTTCGAGGCGTCGCTGATCAAGCCGCCCCCCGACACGACCCAGAAGTACCCCTCGGACGGTGACGACGACAACGCGGTCTAA
- a CDS encoding HesA/MoeB/ThiF family protein — protein MRILFCGVGAIGSTAAVLCRNLEATLVFVDFDRVESKNLRAQAFVKPSVGKNKAEALKLQLLNLYGVKAEAFGVRMTRDNVAALGSSADLLVDCFDNQESRLLLSAFARAAGKPLVHGALAADGTFGLVRWDERFVPDTEDTPGQATCEGGEHLPLIGQLGATLARTVQDFVKHGVRRDTLVGLVAVTPTAS, from the coding sequence ATGCGCATCCTCTTCTGTGGCGTGGGGGCCATCGGCTCCACGGCGGCGGTGCTGTGCCGCAACCTCGAGGCCACGCTCGTCTTCGTCGACTTCGATCGCGTGGAGTCCAAGAACCTGCGGGCGCAGGCCTTCGTGAAGCCCTCCGTGGGCAAGAACAAGGCGGAGGCGCTCAAGCTGCAACTGCTCAACCTGTACGGCGTGAAGGCCGAGGCGTTCGGCGTGCGGATGACGCGTGACAACGTGGCGGCGCTGGGCTCGAGCGCGGATCTGCTCGTCGACTGCTTCGACAACCAGGAGAGCCGGCTGCTCTTGAGCGCGTTCGCGCGCGCGGCGGGCAAGCCCCTGGTGCACGGCGCACTGGCGGCGGACGGCACCTTCGGGCTGGTGCGCTGGGACGAGCGCTTCGTCCCGGATACCGAGGACACTCCCGGGCAGGCCACGTGCGAGGGCGGAGAGCACCTGCCCCTCATCGGCCAGCTCGGCGCCACGCTCGCGCGCACGGTCCAGGACTTCGTGAAGCACGGCGTGCGCCGCGACACCCTGGTGGGACTCGTGGCGGTGACGCCTACGGCGAGCTGA
- a CDS encoding TIM-barrel domain-containing protein, whose translation MRFDDISIESTRITFWGPRTALEVRNPLPGVLRLRHAPALSHSAPAHRELLPKQSWSVVEHAGLPLSLRREQEGAVAVVVAEGLSLEVTLATGAWRLRDGSGRELGRCESFSSEVMPDYPVTRFRSRLSLHTPRDEAWLGFGEKVGTLDKRGMHFTFWNTDVVPHHPDTDPLYQSIPFSIGLREGVAWGVFLDESWRMEADVAAEDPSILCWESAGPELDTYVIAGPMPADVVRRYTALTGRMPLPPLWSLGAQQSRWGYENAREIRSVLQGYRAHKIPLDVVYLDIDYMEGYKVWTWDRTRYPDPAGLAREAAAQGVRLVTIIDPGVKQEPGYRVYDEALANDYLVRNDRGSVLVGEVWPKPAVFPDFTREEVRAWWGQQHRTFLDVGISGFWNDMNEPACFKVINGDETFGVIGTRSVDKGRVEGPTLPHDARHGDKRHLEVHNVYALGMARGAYEGLRTIAPERRPFLLTRAGSPGIQRYSAVWTGDNSSYWAHLELSISMLLGLGLSGVSFVGSDVPGFLGRPTGEMLVRWTQAGVFYPLFRNHSAKGTPYKEPWRFGEPYLSIAREWFERRYRLMPTLYSLMHESSQEGLPALRPLVMYAPGDVEALRMDDAFFFGRDLLVAPVARQGRTHRHVYLPEGRWLPFFNLGQSGGEVIEGRQHVLAEAPLDTVPMWLRAGGALALTEPALHTTTANWAHLTWHIHAAPRVEARLYEDAGEGYGASRLTRLSGTWADGRFVLERTTEGALPPARETETLCVYALSEPREVLGAREHRFVDGVLLLEVEAGWTRLEVKL comes from the coding sequence ATGCGCTTCGACGACATCTCCATCGAATCCACCCGCATCACCTTCTGGGGTCCGCGCACCGCGCTCGAGGTGCGCAACCCCCTACCAGGCGTCCTCCGGCTGCGCCACGCCCCCGCGCTCAGCCACTCCGCGCCCGCGCACCGGGAGCTGCTGCCCAAGCAGTCCTGGTCCGTCGTGGAGCACGCGGGGCTGCCGCTGTCCCTGCGCCGTGAGCAGGAGGGCGCGGTGGCGGTGGTGGTGGCGGAGGGCTTGTCCCTGGAGGTGACGCTCGCCACGGGCGCCTGGCGTCTGCGGGATGGCTCGGGCCGGGAGCTGGGCCGGTGCGAGAGCTTCTCGAGCGAGGTGATGCCGGACTATCCGGTGACCCGCTTCCGCTCGCGGCTGTCCCTGCACACACCCCGCGACGAGGCCTGGCTGGGCTTCGGTGAGAAGGTGGGCACGCTGGACAAGCGCGGCATGCACTTCACCTTCTGGAACACGGACGTGGTGCCGCATCACCCGGACACGGATCCTCTCTACCAGTCCATTCCCTTCAGCATCGGCCTGCGCGAGGGCGTGGCCTGGGGTGTCTTCCTCGACGAGTCGTGGCGGATGGAGGCGGACGTGGCGGCCGAGGATCCCTCCATCCTCTGCTGGGAGTCCGCCGGTCCCGAGCTGGACACCTACGTCATCGCCGGCCCGATGCCCGCGGACGTGGTGCGGCGCTACACCGCGCTCACCGGTCGCATGCCGCTGCCTCCACTCTGGAGCCTCGGCGCGCAGCAGTCGCGCTGGGGCTACGAGAACGCCAGGGAGATCCGCTCCGTCCTCCAGGGCTACCGCGCCCACAAGATTCCGCTCGACGTCGTCTACCTCGATATCGACTACATGGAGGGCTACAAGGTCTGGACGTGGGATCGCACCCGCTACCCGGACCCCGCGGGGCTCGCGCGCGAGGCGGCCGCGCAGGGCGTGCGGCTGGTCACCATCATCGATCCAGGCGTGAAGCAGGAGCCGGGCTACCGCGTCTATGACGAGGCGCTCGCCAACGACTACCTGGTGCGCAACGACCGGGGCAGCGTGCTCGTGGGCGAGGTGTGGCCCAAGCCCGCCGTGTTCCCGGACTTCACCCGCGAGGAGGTGCGCGCCTGGTGGGGCCAGCAGCACCGGACCTTCCTGGACGTGGGCATCTCCGGCTTCTGGAACGACATGAACGAGCCGGCGTGCTTCAAGGTCATCAATGGTGACGAGACCTTCGGCGTCATCGGCACGCGCTCGGTGGACAAGGGCCGGGTGGAGGGGCCCACGCTGCCCCACGACGCCCGCCATGGAGACAAGCGCCACCTGGAGGTCCACAACGTCTACGCGCTCGGCATGGCGCGCGGGGCGTACGAGGGGCTGCGCACCATCGCCCCCGAGCGCCGGCCCTTCCTCCTCACCCGCGCGGGCTCGCCCGGCATCCAGCGCTACTCCGCGGTGTGGACGGGCGACAACTCGAGCTACTGGGCGCACCTGGAGCTGTCCATCTCCATGCTGCTGGGCCTGGGGCTGTCGGGCGTGTCCTTCGTGGGCTCGGATGTGCCGGGCTTCCTGGGCCGCCCCACTGGGGAGATGCTCGTGCGCTGGACGCAGGCCGGCGTCTTCTACCCGCTCTTCCGCAACCATTCCGCCAAGGGCACTCCGTACAAGGAGCCGTGGCGCTTCGGCGAGCCCTACCTGTCCATCGCCCGGGAGTGGTTCGAGCGGCGCTACCGGCTGATGCCCACGCTCTACTCGCTCATGCACGAGTCCTCGCAAGAGGGTCTGCCCGCGCTGCGGCCCCTCGTCATGTACGCGCCCGGGGACGTCGAGGCGCTGCGCATGGATGACGCCTTCTTCTTCGGCCGGGATCTGCTCGTGGCCCCCGTGGCGCGCCAGGGCCGCACACACCGGCACGTGTACCTGCCCGAGGGCAGGTGGTTGCCCTTCTTCAACCTCGGCCAGTCGGGTGGGGAGGTCATCGAGGGCCGTCAGCACGTGCTCGCCGAGGCGCCGCTGGACACGGTTCCCATGTGGCTGCGGGCGGGTGGTGCCCTCGCGCTCACCGAGCCCGCGCTGCACACCACCACGGCCAACTGGGCCCACCTCACCTGGCACATCCACGCGGCGCCGCGCGTGGAGGCCCGGCTGTACGAGGACGCGGGCGAGGGCTACGGCGCATCGCGCCTGACGCGGCTGAGCGGCACCTGGGCCGACGGCCGCTTCGTACTGGAGCGCACCACCGAGGGCGCGCTGCCCCCGGCGCGCGAGACGGAGACGCTGTGCGTGTACGCCCTGTCCGAGCCGCGGGAAGTGCTCGGCGCGCGTGAGCACCGCTTCGTGGACGGGGTGCTCCTGCTCGAGGTGGAGGCGGGCTGGACGCGCCTGGAGGTCAAGCTGTAG
- a CDS encoding DUF1684 domain-containing protein encodes MRIARLITLSGLAFAAPALAAPPAKPAMTKPAESKPTAPTASSLEAETRAWHQKRIANLTSEEGWLSLVGLHWLNDGDNRFGSAADNDFVFPEGTPARIGTFTRKGNQVTLTLQPGVPLTRGGKPFTGGALGTSEGPEDVLSLGTLRFYLIQRGEKMGLRVKDPEAPARKQFHGIPTWPVSAAWRIEGRFEPATTPRKLPVPTVLGTVEEMNSPGTLVFQVNGQEYRLDPVLESDSGPFFVIFGDQTNRNDSYGAGRFLYVDQPTKDGRVVLDFNRAYNPPCAFSPHATCPLPPAQNKLKLRVEAGEKRYGAH; translated from the coding sequence ATGCGCATCGCCCGCCTGATCACCCTCTCGGGACTCGCGTTCGCGGCTCCCGCCCTCGCCGCGCCTCCCGCCAAGCCCGCCATGACGAAACCCGCCGAATCGAAGCCCACCGCACCGACCGCGTCCTCCCTCGAGGCGGAGACGCGCGCCTGGCACCAGAAGCGCATCGCCAACCTCACGTCCGAGGAGGGATGGTTGTCGCTCGTGGGCCTGCACTGGTTGAACGACGGGGACAACCGCTTCGGCTCCGCCGCGGACAACGACTTCGTCTTCCCCGAGGGCACGCCCGCGCGCATCGGAACCTTCACGCGCAAGGGCAACCAGGTGACGCTCACCCTCCAGCCCGGAGTCCCCCTCACCCGTGGAGGCAAACCCTTCACGGGAGGCGCTCTGGGTACCTCCGAGGGCCCCGAGGACGTGCTCTCGCTGGGCACGCTGCGCTTCTATCTCATCCAGCGCGGGGAGAAGATGGGGCTGCGGGTGAAGGATCCCGAGGCCCCGGCGCGCAAGCAGTTCCACGGCATCCCCACCTGGCCGGTGAGCGCCGCCTGGCGCATCGAGGGCCGCTTCGAGCCCGCCACGACACCGCGCAAGCTGCCGGTGCCCACGGTGCTCGGCACGGTGGAGGAAATGAACTCCCCGGGCACGCTCGTCTTCCAGGTGAATGGGCAGGAGTACCGGTTGGATCCCGTCCTCGAATCGGACTCGGGGCCGTTCTTCGTCATCTTCGGCGACCAGACCAACCGCAATGACTCGTACGGCGCGGGCCGCTTCCTGTACGTGGATCAGCCGACGAAGGACGGCCGGGTGGTGCTGGACTTCAACCGCGCCTACAACCCGCCCTGCGCCTTCTCCCCCCATGCCACCTGCCCGCTGCCCCCCGCGCAGAACAAGCTGAAGCTGCGCGTGGAGGCCGGCGAGAAGCGCTACGGCGCTCACTGA
- a CDS encoding MvdC/MvdD family ATP grasp protein, whose product MTILIVTHSKDNDAPLSVARALESRGERVYRFNTDLFPTDLRLSLDERGAGRLSGPAGELSLEDVTAVWYRRNSTGSAIPKDLDDQLRRPSVEESRRLVFGMMSALGVFQLDALEVIRRAEHKPLQLKLARALGMEVPRTLMTNDPVAVRAFAAECPGGVVTKMMASFAVYDEQGREQVVFTTPLTSDQLEDLEGLDLCPMTFQERLTKAVELRVTVVGERVMAAAIDSQALPRAREDWRREGAALIDAWKPYTLPEPLHAQVLRLMDALGLNYGAFDFIVTPEGRHVFLEVNPSGEFMWLMKHPGLPVDEALADVLSGRAARRLAPKPLAGA is encoded by the coding sequence ATGACCATCCTCATCGTGACCCATTCCAAGGACAACGACGCGCCCCTGTCCGTGGCGCGTGCCCTCGAGTCCCGGGGCGAGCGGGTCTACCGCTTCAACACCGACCTGTTTCCCACCGATCTGCGGCTCTCGCTGGATGAGCGCGGGGCGGGGCGGCTGTCCGGCCCCGCGGGAGAGCTGTCCCTGGAGGACGTGACGGCGGTCTGGTACCGCCGTAACTCGACGGGCAGCGCCATTCCCAAGGACCTGGATGACCAGCTACGTCGCCCGTCGGTGGAGGAGAGCCGGCGCCTGGTGTTCGGCATGATGAGCGCGCTGGGGGTGTTCCAGCTCGACGCGCTCGAAGTCATCCGGCGCGCGGAGCACAAGCCGCTGCAGCTCAAGCTGGCGCGGGCGCTCGGGATGGAGGTTCCCCGGACGCTGATGACCAACGATCCGGTGGCGGTGCGGGCCTTCGCCGCCGAGTGCCCCGGTGGCGTGGTGACGAAGATGATGGCGTCGTTCGCCGTCTATGACGAGCAGGGCCGGGAGCAGGTGGTCTTCACCACCCCCCTCACCTCGGACCAACTCGAGGACCTGGAGGGCCTGGACCTGTGTCCGATGACCTTCCAGGAGCGGCTGACCAAGGCGGTGGAACTGCGAGTCACGGTGGTGGGCGAGCGGGTGATGGCGGCGGCCATCGACTCGCAGGCGCTGCCGAGGGCGCGCGAGGACTGGCGGCGCGAGGGCGCGGCGCTCATCGACGCCTGGAAGCCCTACACGCTGCCCGAGCCGCTCCACGCCCAGGTGCTGCGGTTGATGGACGCGCTGGGGCTCAACTACGGCGCGTTCGACTTCATCGTCACGCCCGAGGGCCGGCACGTCTTCCTGGAGGTGAATCCCTCGGGGGAGTTCATGTGGTTGATGAAGCACCCGGGACTGCCCGTCGACGAGGCGCTCGCGGACGTGCTCAGCGGACGCGCGGCGCGGCGGCTCGCGCCGAAGCCGCTGGCTGGGGCGTGA
- a CDS encoding MvdC/MvdD family ATP grasp protein, with protein sequence MPTARDTVLLFTHSGDYFTVDRVAQEVSRRGLRPLRINTDGFPSEWELTSMLEPTYQDVVLHTDAGEVRSAEVRSVWLRRRVAPRLDETLEPAWRESCARESSAALSGALDGLTGAGCRFINPLGADETAGNKLLQLRLARTHGLEIPRTLVTNDAERVRSWFDEVGGRVVAKMLTPLTQSMRGGQPFVYTTAIGPEHLEELDGLRLSPMVFQERIDKSHELRVAVVGERCFVGAIDASRSVEGQVDWRRSRPDECSWAVGQLPEEVARRLVRLVAELGLVYGAADFIVTPDGRYVFLEVNPGGEWGMLERDLGLPIAAALADALVSEGSGAAQSL encoded by the coding sequence ATGCCCACCGCTCGCGACACCGTCCTGCTCTTCACCCATAGCGGCGACTACTTCACCGTGGATCGCGTCGCGCAGGAGGTGTCGCGGCGGGGGCTTCGTCCCCTCCGCATCAATACGGATGGCTTCCCTTCCGAGTGGGAGCTGACGTCGATGCTGGAGCCGACGTACCAGGACGTGGTGCTGCACACGGATGCGGGCGAGGTGCGAAGCGCCGAGGTGCGCTCGGTGTGGTTGCGCCGGCGCGTCGCTCCCCGGCTCGACGAGACGCTGGAGCCCGCGTGGCGCGAGAGCTGTGCCCGGGAGTCGAGCGCGGCCCTCTCGGGGGCCCTCGACGGACTGACGGGGGCGGGCTGCCGCTTCATCAATCCCCTCGGCGCGGACGAGACGGCGGGCAACAAGCTGCTCCAACTCCGGCTCGCCCGGACGCACGGGCTCGAGATTCCACGCACCCTGGTGACCAACGACGCGGAGCGGGTGCGCTCCTGGTTCGACGAGGTCGGAGGCCGGGTGGTGGCCAAGATGCTGACGCCGTTGACCCAGTCCATGAGGGGCGGACAGCCCTTCGTGTACACGACCGCCATCGGCCCCGAGCACCTGGAGGAACTCGACGGCTTGCGTCTCAGCCCCATGGTGTTCCAGGAGCGCATCGACAAGTCGCACGAACTGCGTGTCGCCGTGGTGGGCGAGCGCTGCTTCGTGGGGGCCATCGACGCCTCGCGCTCGGTGGAGGGGCAGGTGGATTGGCGGCGCTCCCGTCCGGACGAGTGTTCCTGGGCCGTGGGCCAGTTGCCCGAGGAGGTCGCCCGGCGCCTGGTGCGCCTGGTGGCGGAGCTGGGGCTGGTGTACGGCGCCGCGGATTTCATCGTCACACCCGACGGCCGCTACGTCTTCCTCGAGGTGAACCCCGGAGGGGAGTGGGGAATGCTCGAGCGGGATCTCGGCCTGCCCATCGCCGCGGCCCTCGCCGACGCGCTCGTTTCCGAGGGGAGTGGAGCCGCGCAGTCGTTGTAA